The proteins below are encoded in one region of Oncorhynchus clarkii lewisi isolate Uvic-CL-2024 chromosome 33, UVic_Ocla_1.0, whole genome shotgun sequence:
- the LOC139392642 gene encoding zinc-binding protein A33-like produces the protein MEASLSLLEEHLSCPVCCDIFSNPVVLKCSHSFCEECLRKYWKDLEIFLCPVCRRECSAEEPSQSLALKSLCESFQRGSEKEKESQDICQLHGEKLKLFCFDDKQLICVVCHISKKHKGHDCYPIEEALPDLKSEIKAPLQNKLGKMTTAKLEEENCVEHLMVQGQLGEEQIRGVFKKFYQFLEEEEAARIAALKKEQQLKYEVMRERMEKLTKNISMLSETIGLIKKDMETDDITFLQNYEAVLVRAECTPPDTAANAEMGPGAFIDMAKHVGCLTFKVWNSLIKIVDYNPVTMDPNTVSTKLILTDDLTTVTCCEEKQSLPDNPERFHVGVLGSEGFIKGKHFWDVEVGDSDNWSLGVAKESIVRKKLVKLDPESGLWTIRYINGKYKAGVKSRKEIKVDECPQVIRVCLDCDKGEVTFSDPTMSNTLYTFKHTFTEKLFPYFSIGSLKSPLRLCKRPLTKVTET, from the exons ATGGAAGCCAGCTTGTCTCTCCTGGAGGAACACCTCTCTTGTCCCGTGTGTTGTGACATATTCAGCAACCCCGTCGTCCTCAAATGCAGCCACAGCTTCTGTGAGGAGTGTCTCCGGAAATACTGGAAGGACTTGGAGATTTTCCTGTGTCCTGTATGCAGGAGAGAGTGTTCTGCTGAGGAACCGAGCCAAAGTTTGGCCTTAAAGAGTCTCTGTGAATCGTTCCAGAGAGGAAGTGAAAAGGAGAAAGAATCTCAGGATATCTGCCAGCTGCATGGAGAGAAACTCAAACTCTTCTGTTTTGATGACAAACAGCTCATCTGTGTTGTCTGTCACATATCAAAGAAACATAAAGGCCATGACTGCTATCCCATTGAGGAGGCTCTGCCTGATTTGAAG AGTGAAATCAAGGCTCCTTTGCAAAACAAATTGGGAAAAATGACCACCGCCAAACTGGAAGAGGAAAACTGTGTGGAACACTTAATG GTCCAGGGCCAACTTGGAGAGGAGCAGATAAGGGGGGTGTTTAAGAAATTTTACCAGTTCCTAGAAGAAGAAGAGGCTGCCAGGATAGCTGCTCTGAAAAAGGAACAACAGCTGAAATATGAAGTGATGAGAGAAAGAATGGAGAAGTTGACCAAGAATATCTCAATGCTTTCTGAGACTATCGGACTTATCAAAAAGGACATGGAGACTGATGATATCACATTCCTGCAG AACTACGAGGCCGTACTTGTCAG AGCCGAGTGCACACCTCCAGACACTGCTGCAAATGCTGAGATGGGGCCAGGAGCATTCATTGACATGGCCAAGCATGTTGGATGTCTGACGTTCAAAGTCTGGAACAGTCTGATTAAGATTGTTGACTACA ATCCTGTAACCATGGATCCAAACACAGTGTCCACAAAGCTCATCCTCACTGATGACCTCACCACTGTGACGTGCTGTGAGGAAAAGCAGAGTCTTCCAGACAATCCTGAAAGGTTTCATGTAGGAGTGTTGGGGTCTGAGGGCTTCATTAAAGGCAAACATTTCTGGGACGTTGAGGTAGGAGACAGCGATAACTGGTCTCTGGGAGTAGCCAAAGAGTCCATTGTGCGGAAGAAGCTAGTAAAACTGGATCCTGAGAGTGGATTGTGGACCATCAGATATATTAATGGGAAATACAAAGCAGGTGTGAAATCACGCAAAGAGATCAAGGTAGATGAATGCCCACAAGTGATCCGAGTATGTCTGGACTGTGACAAGGGGGAGGTCACATTCTCCGACCCCACTATGAGCAATACTCTGTACACCTTCAAACACACATTTACTGAAAAGCTGTTCCCATACTTTAGTATAGGCAGTCTTAAAAGCCCACTGCGCCTTTGTAAGAGACCCCTCACTAAGGTAACTGAGACGTGA